A single window of Plasmodium reichenowi strain SY57 chromosome 12, whole genome shotgun sequence DNA harbors:
- a CDS encoding GPI mannosyltransferase I: MGHTHKEYKNNEKSAIFFEWLIFFVGIIIRIIIYYYGRWQDKNFNVKFTDVDYYVFSDAAKYVLMNKSPYERYTYRYTPLLAYIMIPNFFIHFSFGKILFSFIDILVTILINQIIKIKYTNSKNYIFYTCLWFLNPLVIIISLRGNADVIPCFLIIVTIFFIYKKHILLSSIFYGLAVNFKIYTIIYALPFMLYLNKNYLLGKNIFQLNEKKKKKKNLLLNTFFFIFRIISNFFVELFKLNYEQFLFAICSSSVFLMLNCIFYIIYGYEFLYESFIYHIIRRDHRHNFSLFFYLMYLSIEKNSKIIPLITFVPQIILVALFGFKYARTNLELSMFLQTISFIALNKVCTSQYFIWCIPFLPIILCAITLSKRNMFLIISSILFFIVAKLHWLWWAYYLEFRGYNTFLQLFYSSVLFVISEISICWVFMYINFKEQKTKIT, from the exons atgggGCATACAcataaagaatataaaaacaatgAGAAGAGTGCAATATTTTTTGAGTGGttgattttttttgtgGGTATAATAATTcgtataattatttattattatggaAGGTGGCAAGATAAAAACTTTAATGTTAAATTTACAGATGTAgattattatgttttttcCGATGCTGCAAAATATGTACTTATGAACAAATCACCATATGAAAGATATACATATAGATATACACCTTTATTGgcatatataatgataccaaatttttttattcatttttcttttgggaaaatattattttcatttattgATATTCTTGTTACTATTCTTATAAAtcaaattataaaaatcaaatataCTAATTctaaaaattatatattttatacttGTTTATGGTTTTTAAATCCATTAGTCATAATTATATCCCTTCGAGGTAATGCAGATGTTATCCCATGCTTCTTAATAATAGTAACaatcttttttatatataaaaaacatatCCTTTTGTCTTCGATTTTTTATGGATTAGCTGTAAactttaaaatatatacaattatttATGCACTGCCATTcatgttatatttaaataaaaattatttacttgggaaaaatatttttcaattaaatgaaaaaaaaaaaaaaaaaaaaaacctCCTATTAaacacatttttttttatttttcgtattatatctaatttttttgtggaattatttaaattaaattatgaacaatttttatttgcGATATGTAGTTCCTCGGTATTTCTAATGTTAAACTGTATATTCTATATCAT ATATGGATATGAATTTTTGTATGAgtcttttatatatcatattattagaCGTGATCATAGGCATAACttttccctttttttttaccttATGTATTTAAGTATTGAGAAGAATTCAAag ATTATTCCCTTAATAACCTTTGTACCACAAATAATTTTAGTAGCCTTATTTGGATTTAAATATGCAAGAACGAATTTGGAATTATCCATGTTTTTACaa actatttcttttattgCATTGAATAAAGTGTGCACATCTCAG tATTTTATTTGGTGCATTCCATTTTTACCAATTATACTTTGTGCCATAACCTTAAGCAag AGAAATATGTTTCTTATAATATCCTcgattttattttttattgtgGCAAAA tTGCATTGGCTTTGGTGGGCTTATTACCTTGAATTTCGAGGGTATAATACCTTTTTACAA TTATTTTACTCCTCGGTTTTATTTGTCATATCTGAGATATCGATATGTTGGgtttttatgtatataaattttaaggaacaaaaaacaaaaataacGTGA
- a CDS encoding hypothetical protein (conserved Plasmodium protein, unknown function), with protein MLNSGGEHVESERRPCLKYLISLLLLLMLMLILRKQNDEEEEMNNRNKMNLRKNENYRNYTFGYMRDISYFKYSSVIYITPNRRILPSITYIDKYTIYVNGYDNILNNFKNISLSIDQKKDDIYISSSYDDNYNIYNDDNIYNNDNIYNDDNIYMDNIFHNDLCKEGDDSNKDCAIINTILVDKYLFKNMKISNCNEEIDILCFLVFVQLNKKKCYSFDNLSYSCHINNNIKNKNLFLLNNYCYVLLASSSIHKIYEFIKLELLNKEEINDNTKNEHVQIVTHFCGNMINQIAMIDYVNTRILFIQRYIKHTDNNNNNINDLNINDLNINDLNTNDLNTNDLNTYDLNTNDLNTNDLNTNDLNTNDHNNRMKGKSIELNLNEENKNNLYDTFNNDIKNTYETNLNFKLTYYLSIINMNTQYKDNIEYVDYINNKLTLNLFPPIYIGYDETSNFYYIIQYENKDFLTIIFISPITLTTYYTLKITDFYSGWLLIPKYYYENKGLILLGEYPPYEDELHVWDITNIEHSKYFVNVIKAYSNI; from the exons ATGTTGAATTCAGGGGGTGAGCATGTTGAGAGTGAAAGGCGACCATGTTTAAAATATCTAATAAGtcttttacttttattgatgcttatgttaatattgaggaaacaaaatgatgaagaagaagaaatgaataataggaataaaatgaatttaagaaaaaacGAGAATTATCGAAATTATACATTTGGATATATGAGAGATATTAgttattttaaatattcttctgtaatatatataacacCAAACAGGAGAATATTACCAAGTATAACATATAttgataaatatacaatatatgtaaatggatacgataatatattaaataattttaaaaacatatCATTAAGTATAgatcaaaaaaaagatgatatatatatatcatcatcatatgatgataattataacatttataatgatgataatatatataataatgataatatatataatgatgataatatttatatggataatatttttcataatgATTTATGTAAGGAGGGAGATGATTCTAATAAAGACTGCGCTATAATTAATACCATACTTGtagataaatatttatttaaaaatatgaaaatatcTAATTGTAATGAAGAAATCgatattttatgttttttagTTTTTGTACAATTAAATAAGAAGAAATGTTATAGTTTTGATAATTTATCTTATTCATgtcatataaataataatattaaaaataaaaatttatttcttcttaataattattgttATGTACTTTTGGCTAGTTCGAGTATAcacaaaatatatgaatttataaaactcgaattattaaacaaagaagaaattaatgataatacaaaaaatgaacatGTACAAATTGTAACTCATTTTTGTGGTAACATGATCAATCAGATAGCTATGATAGATTATGTGAATACACGAATATTGTTTATACAACGTTATATAAAACACAcagataataataataataatataaatgatcttaatataaatgatcttaatataaatgatcTTAATACAAATGATCTTAATACAAATGATCTTAATACATATGATCTTAATACAAACGATCTTAATACAAATGATCTTAATACAAATGATCTTAATACAAatgatcataataataGGATGAAAGGAAAATCCATagaattaaatttaaatgaagaaaataaaaataatctatatgatacatttaataatgatataaagAATACATATGAAACCAActtaaattttaaattgacgtattatttatccataataaatatgaatacacaatataaagataatattgaatatgtagattatataaacaataaatTAACCCTAAATTTATTTCCacctatatatataggaTATGACGAAACATCaaacttttattatattatacaataCGAGAATAAAGATTTTCTTAccataatatttatatctcCTATAACCCTTACGACATATTACACGCTAAAAATAACTGACTTCTACTCAg gATGGTTACTAATACCCaagtattattatgaaaacAAAGGCTTAATACTGCTag GTGAATATCCTCCATATGAAGATGAACTACACGTTTGGGATATAACCAACATAGAACATAGTAAATATTTCGTAAATGTTATTAAAGCTTATTCAAATATATGA
- a CDS encoding hypothetical protein (conserved Plasmodium protein, unknown function): protein MSLTLIRHDEEEKRRNSIHNPTGRIGHSLHFYYDISQNKDVCEHSSVQEKEENELNDNNINDENNNMNGYNDYMNGKYKIVLYGGGLLDYDFTKNYASEFLMNVHGDITKCDNNENDKDRKSNIYNSTSIENYLIKTYNDTYICEEENEKFINWKKIKTYNVPSPRAFQASCVVNLGRNGVFLFVHGGKTKNNILADNKLHALNLTVVSSCCNDENENDDNNNNNNNQSDSNNNNQSNSNSNNNNQSNSSSNNNNQSNSNSNNNNQSNSNSNNNNNNNNNNQCDSNNEGNYHCDQECKPYNEQSSKITENNINQLNNSNMLNEHKISSMNNICLSNNIEKNKNQRNCSSSSYVDSNNHVSSSTPSLTSSSNSSDSSKLSRPPFYFKNEKDMINDNNGVYINSRKPINDMLKTDTSSCSNYSSDYSYTSESEKIKRKWVEIKIKGKKPSQRYGHSLDFLYPHLILFGGNEEICDEDNSFCKNDLWILNIKKCKKGKETKNGHTYCYSYFLWEEINYQYVNPFGRSFHSTAIWYDTKKKKNNLILYGGKMKNQNLCSRLFLLQYNGYIWSWSILPVYVNTLNEHRAYHSMICANNYLFIIGGEEYNYKYIEKMPSALYSFESKKFQYINDFTAKACLKCFAKQDIIYSWGGFTDIPFDHNFFPNNFVLLHMNVHIASTQMKDGLSDDNDGNVSLIMNIEENPDDNIYKRMNKKVMKIENKKNQLEKDLSYQIKLNENMNSQLKEQITQYQKIIYLLNVKNKQNAYLLDLLKKKSANMVDNIKGDLENNNILISGDIQNNNLVNNNFSFNNINNSYNVYENSNVIPENTLNVMGANNMHNEINSNNNNNNNNNNNNNNNNNNNDNNNNNNNNDNNNNDNNNNNNNDNNNNIEQFRQSTTIINTPNPNMFDNNNNFNNSVDNINSYNEIIFRQNVQNYITPNGTTKDNIQNGLQNNMQQFSQSIDQLNVFNNEQIKNDLLNIENNLSNTSENTNNYYLNGNINVNNNNFDFNLNVNDYSNFVTDNLPPYSNSSDLFINNNMNFLNDASTSHVNFPLANSQVVQVNNNYIGNMEASVKHNICVENTLNEIKTPEVELPLNQRARRKTAEKCLKLIEQDRLSRIQSESNAQ, encoded by the coding sequence atgtcATTAACTTTAATTCGTCATGATGaggaagaaaaaagaagaaacaGTATTCATAATCCCACCGGAAGAATAGGACATTCTCTTCACTTCTATTATGATATAAGTCAAAATAAGGATGTTTGTGAACATAGTTCAGTGcaagaaaaagaagagaATGAACTTAATgacaataatataaatgatgaaaacaataatatgaatggttataatgattatatgaatgggaaatataaaatagtATTATATGGTGGTGGGTTACTAGACTATgattttacaaaaaattatgcCAGTGAATTTTTAATGAATGTTCATGGAGATATTACCAAatgtgataataatgaaaatgataaggatagaaaaagtaatatatataattcaacaagtatagaaaattatttaattaaaacatataatgatacatatatatgtgaagaagaaaatgaaaaatttataaattggaaaaaaattaaaactTATAATGTACCTTCACCTAGGGCTTTTCAAGCTTCATGTGTAGTAAATTTGGGACGCAACGGAGTATTCCTATTTGTACATGGGGGGAAAAcaaagaataatatattagcAGACAATAAATTGCATGCCTTGAATTTAACAGTTGTATCATCCTGTTGtaatgatgaaaatgaaaatgatgataataataataataataataatcaaagtgatagtaataataataaccaaagtaatagtaatagtaataataataaccaaagtaatagtagtagtaataataataaccaaagtaatagtaatagtaataataataaccaaagtaatagtaatagtaataataataataataataataataataaccaATGTGATAGTAATAATGAGGGTAATTACCATTGTGATCAAGAATGTAAGCCTTATAATGAACAATCTTCAAAAATTacagaaaataatattaatcaGTTAAATAATTCAAACATGTTAAACGAACATAAAATAAGTTctatgaataatatttgCTTAAGTAAcaatatagaaaaaaataaaaatcaaaGGAACTGTTCATCCTCATCATATGTAGACTCAAATAATCATGTTTCTTCATCAACGCCTTCATTAACTTCATCCTCAAATTCATCAGATTCTTCAAAATTATCTCGACCtccattttattttaaaaacgaaaaagatatgataaatgataataacggtgtatatataaattctCGTAAACCTATTAATGATATGTTAAAAACAGACACATCCAGTTGCTCTAATTACAGTTCGGATTATTCATATACAAGCGAATCAgagaaaattaaaagaaaatggGTAGAAATTAAAATCAAAGGGAAAAAACCTAGCCAGAGATATGGACATAGTTTAGATTTTTTATATCCACACTTAATTTTATTTGGGGGAAATGAAGAAATTTGTGATGAAGATAATTCTTTTTgtaaaaatgatttatggattttaaatatcaaaaaatgtaaaaaaggaaaagaaacaaaaaatgGACATACATATTGTTATTCCTATTTTCTATGGgaagaaataaattatcAATATGTAAATCCATTTGGAAGATCTTTTCATTCAACTGCAATTTGGTAtgatacaaaaaaaaaaaaaaataatttaattttatatggTGGTAAAATGAAAAATCAAAATCTTTGTAGTagattatttttattacaatatAATGGATATATATGGTCTTGGTCGATCTTACCTGTATATGTTAATACTTTAAATGAACATAGAGCATATCATTCTATGATCTGTGctaataattatttatttattataggaggtgaagaatataattataaatatatagaaaaaatgCCTTCAGCCTTATATTCATTTGAATCCAAAAAATTCCAGTATATTAATGATTTTACAGCAAAGGCATGTCTAAAATGTTTTGCAAAACAAgatattatttattcatgGGGGGGATTTACAGATATACCATTTGATCATAATTTCTTCCcaaataattttgttcTGCTTCATATGAATGTACATATCGCTTCTACACAAATGAAAGATGGATTATCCGATGATAACGATGGAAATGTTAGTTTAATTATGAACATAGAGGAGAATCCAGATgacaatatatataaaaggatgaataaaaaagtaatgaaaatagaaaataaaaaaaaccaACTAGAAAAAGATTTATCATATCAGATcaaattaaatgaaaatatgaattCTCAATTAAAGGAACAAATAACACAatatcaaaaaattatatatttgttaaatGTAAAGAATAAGCAAAATGCATACTTGTtagatttattaaaaaaaaaaagcgCTAACATGgtagataatataaaaggggatttggaaaataataatatccTTATTAGTGGCgatatacaaaataataatcttgtcaataacaatttttcgttcaacaatattaataatagtTATAATGTATATGAAAACTCTAACGTTATTCCGGAAAATACATTAAATGTTATGGGCGCAAATAATATGcataatgaaataaatagcaataataataacaataataataacaataataataacaataataataacaataataatgataacaataataataacaataataatgataacaataataatgataataataataacaataataatgataataataataatattgagCAATTTAGACAAAGTACtacaataataaatacacCAAACCCAAATATGTTCGATAACAATAacaattttaataattcagtggataatataaatagttacaatgaaattattttcCGTCAAAATGTACAAAATTACATAACTCCCAACGGAACTACAAAAgataatatacaaaatggtttacaaaataatatgcaACAATTTTCTCAATCCATAGATCAACTAAATGTTTTCAATaatgaacaaataaaaaatgatttattaaatattgaaaataatttatcaaACACTTCggaaaatacaaataattattatttaaatggaaatattaatgttaataacaacaattttgattttaatttaaatgtaAATGACTATTCAAATTTTGTTACTGATAATTTACCGCCTTATAGTAATTCATCTGACCTGTTCATAAATAACAACATGAATTTTCTGAATGACGCTAGTACTAGCCATGTTAATTTTCCGCTAGCTAATTCTCAAGTTGTTCAggtaaataataattatattgGCAATATGGAGGCAAGTGTGAAACATAACATATGTGTGGAGAATAcattaaatgaaataaaaacGCCTGAAGTGGAATTACCATTAAATCAAAGGGCTCGTAGAAAAACAGCTGAAAAAtgtttaaaattaatagaGCAAGATAGATTAAGCAGGATTCAAAGTGAAAGCAATGCTCAATAA